In Pseudomonas sp. PDNC002, the DNA window CCTCCTACCCCTGGCTGGTGGAGAACAAGCTCGACGGCAAGGACACGGCGAAGAAAATGGAAGCCCTGCGTACGCTGGGCGTGCCTTACACCGACGAAGACATCGCCGGTGCCCGTGATGCCGTCAAAGGCAAGACCGAGATGGACGCTGTCGTCGCCTACCTGCAAGGCCTCGGCACCATCATCAAGAGCAAACGGTGACAGTGATGGATATCGGGACCATTCGCGGTATCGGCACTGTAGTAGTGATGGTCGCCTTCGTCGGCGTCCTGCTCTGGGCCTACGGCGGCAAACGCAAGGAGCGCTTCGACGAAGACGCCCTGCTGCCCTTCGCGGATGACCCGGTCGCCAAAAAGCACGTCGAGCAAGAGCAAGCTTCTAGGAGCAACAAAGAATGACAACCTTCTGGAGTCTGTACGTCACCGTACTTACCCTGGGCACCATCTTCGCCCTGGCGTGGCTGCTGTTCGCCACCCGTCGCGGTCAGCGCAACGAAGCCAC includes these proteins:
- a CDS encoding CcoQ/FixQ family Cbb3-type cytochrome c oxidase assembly chaperone, whose translation is MDIGTIRGIGTVVVMVAFVGVLLWAYGGKRKERFDEDALLPFADDPVAKKHVEQEQASRSNKE